A window from Hemicordylus capensis ecotype Gifberg chromosome 2, rHemCap1.1.pri, whole genome shotgun sequence encodes these proteins:
- the LOC128346445 gene encoding uncharacterized protein LOC128346445, with amino-acid sequence MSTMPLSWSDHFFLRFRVLAATPFCKGGGLIKMVPSQRLMDYNLFLGVLGDFPAGITGTPVEALVALWNGEVTRAVNTIAPKCPLLQSRARAAPWYTPELRVKQQAGRQLKHAGEAVTVLNRCFDAVMDWMKVNKLRLNPDKTEVLLVGCSSAWVNDVQPVLDGVALPLKDQVHSLGVPRDPALSLEAQVASVARSAFYQFRLIRQL; translated from the exons ATGTCAactatgcccttgtcatggtcagatcacttcttTCTGAGATTTAGAGTCTTAGCGGCTACACCTttctgcaagggtgggggactTATAAAAATGGTTCCCTCCCAGAGACTGATGGACTACAATCTATTCCTGGGggttctgggggattttccagctggtatcaCAGGAACCCCTgttgaagctctagttgctctctggaatggagaggtgacTCGCGCAGTcaacacgattgctcccaagtgccctctcctgcaaagcagagcccgtgcagcaccttggtatacacctgagctgagggtgaAGCAGCAAGCTGGGAGACAGCTGAAAC atgcaggtgaagcggtgactgtcctgaatcggtgctttgatgcagtaatggactggatgaaggtgaATAAGCtaagactcaatccagacaagactgaagtactgttggtcggttGTTcgtctgcctgggtgaatgatgttcagcctgttctagatggggttgcacttcccctgaaggaccaggttcacagtctgggggtgcccagagatccagcattgtcactagaggctcaagtggcctctgtggctcggagcgcattttatcagtttcggctgatacgccaactgtga